cttcttttttatggggatgtaaaacattgaactttgtgcaatatacacaatggatgatttagaaagaaagaaaacgcagcgagtcacgagtatttataaaaataaattaacatgtaataatgctaaaatttggaacatgtGGCATGTCtagaataaacaaacaaatgttcaaaccaaacgattacatttttgtagatcgagatggaaaggattaccttctattacaaaaaatcttactcacatacacgttatagtttccttcaagatctcggagctggaagaacgcggctgtcgtcgaaaatggcaagcaatggcgttgttgggtggcgagaggcgaaatatgtgtcgggactcgtcgaagatgatgctcgactaaaactcttttcttcactctcgaattttctcttccgatttttctcaagaactctctttttcctctctaaaaattcctctcaaaaactctctcaaaactctctcaattctcttccactctcccccttaaaactcttctcaagagctctctacccttcttcatcttctcttggtatttgcaatgcagtccccgaagtttcaagtatttgcaatacggtccccgaagttttaagtatttgcaatacagtccctgaagtttcaaatcttctcggtgtatttttccatcccgtacctagtctagacgcatgctaaattaagtgttctgcttgcccaattatatgccaatgcaatgtacgctaaaaataaatatgtgagatgattttttataatttttatgcaaaaaatagattagtcaaaatttaggcgtcaacaccggGTTTCGTGAGTTTAGGTTTTTGGCGAAGTTCTTAATTTTGGTGGTGCGTCTTTGATTACTCTAGcttaatatttttcagttttatgtGATCAAATATGTTACAAAGTATATTTATTTACATGAAggtgtaaaatattttcttgatatatgttaTGGTGAAGTTTCTTTGGGGGGAAAATGAGGCAAATTCATAATGAATCTATTTACACCCTTTTAATATAATTGTGGATCTTATTCATTTAACGCTTAATTGTGGTGTATTCCTAGCTTTTTTCTAGGCTATTAATTAGGTATGTGTTATGAGTTAAATGGAAGAACTTGGATTTCATCAAATAACTtaaccttttgttttgttcataAATAGATCTTGATCTACAGCATGGAAGTGCGCGAAGGACTCATGCGATTGTTCTCTCTAAAAGTTAGGCAAAATGGCACCTCaaatgttaatatttgtgtatggtactcactttggtaccaatattattatttgtttatcacttaagtgtcaaataaaagtaaaaatgatcacttgagtgttaaCAGCAAGAAATTTCAGTGACCTCGCGGGAGTTGGCACTTGaataatcacttttgaaaaaaattggcacttaagtgatcatcgatcactttagtgccaaatcggaaaaaaaactatcgctttagtgccaacggcgagaaattccggcaacctcaccggagttggcacttaaataatcatttgtcgaaaaaattggcacttaagtgatccaaaaaaaatattagcaccaaagtgaatgccgtatgcaaatattgacacttgaggtgtctttCTGCCCTAAAAGTTAGGAAAGAAATATTTACATTTAATAAGAATTAAAACatgttttgagatttttacagCCCTGCTTATGAGGCATGGTTTCCAAAAAATCCGGTTCGCATGGGCACTCGTCCCATGCATGCCTGCGAGTTGTCTCATATTGACTAAATGATGCAGGATAACTAGCATATTGGCAAACTTTAAGAAGTAAGTCaaccaaaaattaaataacaacaaaagaaagaattggACTCACAACTTCCACGCACTGATGACACGCGtcaatgaagatgaggaaataaAGTCATTTTTTATAAGGACTAATAAAACAAACACATATTCTCAATTGTGGTGTGTAAATGAATTTATGATAAATCACAATGGCAAATCACAATGAGTGTTGAATGCTCATATCCTTTAATCTATATGCATATCAGATATATATATCTAGATATACTTCCTATGTATGGGATTCATTTATCAAATCTTATTGTGATTCTATTTAGGAATACGTGACTAAATGAGCATGATGGTCAATGTAAATTTATGCAATGGAAGGTACAATGGATGTAGAGTCTAGAGCAAGAGCAAATTACAGGcaagaaaaaacatatttttaaaGGAAAACAGGGACAAAAAACCTTGATATCAGGCCTCAAATGGTTATGCCATCTCTCCCTGTACTGTTTTCTGACTCTCCCCTTCAGAATCTGAGCAATCTGAGACCACTTTTTCTGTTCATGCATCTCAACCAACATTGTCAAGAGCCTCCAcataaatgagaagaaaaatatattcaaacaatgaatagttttcttcttcatcattcccaacatttggaaaaaggaaacatgCCCAGAAACCCTAACGaggaaaataagctaaaaacccATATATCAAAGGAAAAACAATCAGAACCGgacgggaaaaaaaattagatgaagaagaagaagcaagaaaaaagGGGGAGTCCTTTCAAGTCttaacctgtcttcttcaagagTCCACTGGCCTTTGATAACCAAAGGTTCCTTGTCAACCTTGCtatcctcactctctctcttcttcttccccgtTCTCTGCTTTTGCTGCTGATGCGGCAGACCTGTCACCACCTCTCTCTTGCTCCAATCATCACCACCGTCATCCCACTCATGACCCCACTGGCTGTCTGAGTTCATGCCTCCCGAAGAGATCTCCTCACCGAGCCTCTCGTTCAGCAATGGTGGTTCATTCAAGTCGAGCAAAAGCATGATCGGGTGGTCCACCGTCACCGGATCGCCATGAAGATGGTGATTGACTGGACCGTAGtcgaaaaataacaaaattatgtAAGATGTAACTAAATTACAAAAACTTCAGTCATCaatcattcatgaaaaattactaCAAATTCTAATGAcctgaaataaaaagaaagaacaaccaTAGTTAATCACTTATTAAcagtttcaaatgaaaaaaataataattaagccAAAAAAGTTATTGGAAAACTTGACCACATATATTCAATCCACTTCAATTTGTAAACTCTATTTACTGATGATAATCTCATCATTAAGCCAATCCATATCTATAAAGAGAGGCAACATTTGTTATTATTAGCAAGAGTAAAAAGAGAAGATAGGTTAACTCGTATCTGGTTCCTAGGTTCCTAGTTCCCGGTTCTCACTCGTGTTCTTATTGCAAGGGAGAATCatagaggaa
This sequence is a window from Rhodamnia argentea isolate NSW1041297 chromosome 3, ASM2092103v1, whole genome shotgun sequence. Protein-coding genes within it:
- the LOC115733520 gene encoding transcription factor MYB98-like; this encodes MLLLDLNEPPLLNERLGEEISSGGMNSDSQWGHEWDDGGDDWSKREVVTGLPHQQQKQRTGKKKRESEDSKVDKEPLVIKGQWTLEEDRLLTMLVEMHEQKKWSQIAQILKGRVRKQYRERWHNHLRPDIKQKDPWSIKEDKILIQAHMRMGNKWAKIAKILPGRTDNNIKNRWNATKCKQLSQRKFLPNNDDSNLLQDYIKSVTTPSPPE